Genomic DNA from uncultured Fretibacterium sp.:
CATGCCCGAATTTGTTCCGGTAAGCAAAAAACGGCAGCGCTACACCTTCGGACGTGCATACGATCTCGTCGAGATGCCCGATATGATCGAAGTGCAGCGGGATTCCTATCGATGGTTCTACCAGGATGATGTGGCTCCAGAGGCTCGTTCGATGCAGGGGTTGCAGGAACTGCTTCATGAGGTCTTTCCTATCGAGAGTTATGACGGTCAGTTTGTTCTCGAATTTGTCCGCTATCATATCGACAGCCCCAATCTTCTCGAGGAGGAGGCGCGACAGAGGGATATGACCTGGGCGCGTCCCATCCGGGCCACGATTCGCCTTGCCAATACGAAGACGCAGGAGGTCAAGGAGGAGAAGATCTTCCTCGGCGAATTTCCCGTGATGACGGACAGGGGAACCTTCATTATTAATGGAACCGAGCGCGTCGTCATCAATCAGTTGGCGCGCTCCGCGGGCATTTACTTCAATCGGGGAGAGGGGGCCGGCCACGATGCCTGTTTGGCGAAATTGATCCCGGATCGCGGGGCCTGGCTGGATTTCTCATCGGCCCCAGGCGAGATCGTGTCGGTCAACATCGACAACCGCAAGAAGCTTCCGGTCACGCTCCTGTTCAAGGCCTTTGGGGCGGAGAACAACGACGCCATCATCTCCCTTTTCGGAGCGGAACCGACCTTCATGGAGTTTGGGGACGAGATGCGGGGAAGGCTCTCCGCCGCGGATATCCTGGACCCGGAGGGCAACGTCGTCGTGGCCCGCGGGCGTCCCGTTACGCGCGAGGCCCTGGAGACCCTCGCGCGGCTCAACCCCGGAGGCCGGGGCGGCATCGACGTGCTGGGGCTGGACCCCTCTCTGGCCTTGACGCTGGAGAGGGACGTCACCCAGAGCTCGGACGAGGCGATGCAGGAGATATTCCGCCGACTGCGCCCCAACGAGCCGGCCCGCGTCGAAAACGCACGGGAGTATCTGAAATCCCTTTTCTTCGATCCCCGACGCTACACTCTGGGGCGAGTCGGGCGTTATAAGCTGAACCGCCGCCTGGGGCTCGATATCGAGGCGAATACGCGCCTTCTCACCCTGCAGGATCTGGTCGCGATCGTTCGGGAGATGTTCGCGATGAAGGCTTTGGATAAGAAGAGCGACGATATCGACCACCTGGGCAATCGGCGGGTGCGCTCCATCGGTGAGCTGCTGCAGAACCAGATCCGCATCGGGCTCCTGCGCATGGAGCGCATCGCCCGCGAGCGTATGACCACGATGCCCAACCTCAGCACGGCGACGGGAGGCGAACTGATCAACGTCCGGCCTATTTCCGCCGCGCTTCGGGAGTTCTACGGCTCCGGGCAGCTGTCCCAGTTCATGGACCAGACCAACCCGCTTGCCGAGGTGACGCATCGTCGTCGCCTCTCCGCCCTCGGGCCTGGGGGGCTCAGTAGGGAGCGGGCCGGTTTCGAGGCGCGCGACGTGCACTATACGCATTATGGCCGCGTCTGTCCCATCGAGACCCCCGAGGGACCGAACATCGGGCTGGTCTCGTCCCTGACCACCTATGCCCGCCTGAACGAGCACGGCTTCCTCATCACCCCGCGCCGCAAGGTGAAGGATGGCAAGCTGACGGAGGACATCGAGTTTTTGTCCGCGGACGACGAGGACAATTATCACATCGCCATGGCCAATACTCCCCTGGAGGAGGATGGGGTGACGATCGCGGGCACGGATTGTCCAACCCGCCACCAGGACGACATCGACACGATCCCCACCGACCAGGTGGACTACATGGACGTCTCGCCCAAGCAGATCGTCTCCTCCTCGACGGCGCTGATCCCATTCCTGGAACATGATGACGCAAACCGGGCCCTCATGGGGTCCAACATGCAGCGTCAGGCCGTGCCCCTGCTACTGCCCGAGGCCCCCGTCGTGGGGACCGGTATAGAGCACCGCATCGCCAAGGACTCGGGGTCCTGCGTCGTGGCTGCGGAGGCGGGGGAGGTGCGCTGGGTGGACTCCGAGCGCATCGAGATCCGCTCCAAGAAGGGCAGCGTGCGCGTTTACAACCTCATCAAATTCCGCCGTTCCAACCAGTGCACGGTGATCCACCAACGGCCTCTGGTCTCGAAAGGAGATGCCGTGGAGAAGGGGGAGATCATCGCCGACGGTCAGGCCGTGGATAACGGCGAGCTGGCGCTGGGGCAGAACGTCCTCGTCGCCTTCGTCCCCTGGGAGGGCTACAACTTCGAGGATGCAATCCTGCTGAGCGAGAACCTGGTCAAGGAGGACAAATTCTCCTCGATGCACATCGAGGAATACGAGATCGACGCCCGGGAGACGAAGTTGGGGCCTGAGGAGATCACCCGCGACATCCCGAACGTCGGCGAGGACATGTTGCGCAACCTCGACGATACAGGGATCATCCGAATCGGGGCCGAGGTGAACTCGGGCGACATCCTGGTGGGGAAGGTGACGCCCAAGGGAGAGTCGGACCAGACCCCCGAGGAGAAGCTGCTGCGTGCCATCTTCGGGGAGAAGGCCCGGGAGGTCCGGGACAACTCCCTGAAGCTGCCCCACGGTTCCCGTGGCAAGGTCGTCGCCGTCAAACAGATGGAGCGTAAGGACAACCCCGATGCGCTCGGCCCCGGAGTTATCCGCACCGTCAAGGTCTATGTGGCGCAGTGGCGCAAGATAACAGTGGGGGACAAGATGGCGGGACGGCACGGCAACAAGGGCGTGGTGAGCCGCATCCTGCCCGTCGAGGATATGCCCTATCTTCCCGATGGGACGCCCGTCGACGTGGTCCTGAACCCGCTGGGCGTCCCCAGCCGTATGAACCTGGGGCAGGTGCTCGAGACCATCATGGGCTTCGTCGCCGTGCACAACGGCTGGCACGTCGCCACGCCGGTCTTCGAGGGCGCCCAGGAGCAGGAGATCTTCGAGAACATGAAGGAGCTTGCGGCACGGAAATACCCCGATCTTACCGAGGACGGCATGATCGCGCTCCGGGATGGGCGCACGGGTGAGCTCATGGAGAAGAAGGTCACGATCGGCTGCATGTACATGCTGAAGCTGATTCACCTTGTGGACGACAAGATCCACGCCCGCTCCACGGGGCCCTACAGCCTGATCACCCAGCAGCCCCTGGGCGGCAAGGCCCAGTTCGGCGGCCAGCGATTTGGGGAGATGGAGGTCTGGGCGCTCGAGGGATACGGTGCGGCCAACGTACTGCAGGAGATGCTGACCGTGAAATCGGACGATATTCGGGGTCGGGACAAGACCTACGAGCGCATCGTCAAGGGGCAGAGCCTCGTGAAGCCCGGCGTCCCCGAGAGCTTCCGGGTCCTGGTCAAGGAGCTGCAGGGGCTGGGGCTGGACGTCGAGGTACAGTACGACGACGGATCGGTCGGCGGAATGACGCTGGATGACGAGGAGGAGGAGCGGGGCGCGTATCTGACCGCCCAGTCCGCGTCCTCGTCGGTATTCGACGAGGATTCCCCGGCATCGGGCGACGTGCGCGTGGATGACTCCGAGGAGCGGGGCGACATCTTCGATGTCCCGGACGTCTTCATTGAGGAAAAGGAAGCTCTCTCGGAGGGGCTGTCGTTGGTAGGGGATGCAGCCGGGGATGAAGAAGGAGACTGACGGGATATGGCGCGAAAAGAGATAGTCGGCGTCAGGATCAAACTGGCGACGCCGGAGCGTATCCGCGAGATATCGAGCGGCGAGGTCAAGAAGCCCGAGACCATCAACTACCGCACGCTGCGTCCGGAAAAGGACGGGCTTTTCTGTGAGCGAATCTTCGGGCCGACGCGCAGCTACGAGTGCGCCTGCGGCAAATACAAGCGCAGCGGCCCCAAGTTCCGGGGCATCATCTGCGACCGCTGCGGGGTGGAGGTCACGGACAACCGCGTCCGCCGCGAGCGGATGGGGCATATCGAGCTGGCGGTCCCCGTCGTTCATATCTGGTATCTGAGGGGGATTCCGAGCCGGCTCAGCCTGTTGCTCGGCACCAGCGCGAAGGAGCTGGAGAAGGTCGTCTACTTCGCCCCGACGCGTAAGAAAGAGGGAGCTTGGAAGGTCGTTACCGAGGGGCGCCGAACGGATCTCGTCCGCAAGGAGGCCGTCATCTCCGAGAGCGAGATGAAGGTTCATGCCCATTACGACCCCAAATTTCGGGCGGAGGAGGCCTTCTCCCTCGAGAACGTCGACAACATTCCCCTCAGCGAGGGAGATGTCCTGACGGCGCAGCAGGTGGCGCGCTTCAAGGCGGACTACGGGGACGAGATCTTCAAGGTGGAGCCAGCCTTCGAGCTGACCGAGGAAATCGAGGGCCTGCCTTTGAAGGTGGGGGACATCGTCCCCCTGTCGCAGGCCGAGGAGTACCGGGAGGCGGCTGGGGCGCCGGAGGCTTTTCGCCGGGCCCATATCTCGAACAGTGAGGCCTTTGTCGTCACCGCTGCCCTGAAACTTCCCTTCGCGAAGGGGAGCATTGTCTCCAAGACCGAGCTCGAGCTTTTTCAGCAGAAATATCCCGGCCGGTTTACCTCCGTCCGTTGGGGGATCACGATAGACGATCCCTGCTACCTCGTGATCGAGCCCGGGACCTCTCCCTTCGCGTGGGCCGAGGTCATCTACGACCGCCAGCAGGCGCTGTGTCATGCCTATGACAAGAAATTCGAGGCCGGGATCGGGGCGGACGGGGTCCAGACCATCATAGACCGTCTGGACCTCGACCTTCTGGCCGCCTCGCTGCGTGAGGAGATCTCCGAGAGCAGCGGGCAGAAGAAGCGCAAGCTGGTCAAACGCCTGCAGGTGGCGGAGGACTTCAGAAAGAGCACCTCCTCGGCGCAGTCGATGATCCTGAACGTCCTTCCCGTCATCCCGCCGGATCTGCGCCCTCTGGTGCAGCTGGACGGAGGGCGCTTTGCGACGTCCGACCTGAACGACCTCTATCGGCGGGTCATCAACCGCAACAATCGCCTGAAGAAGCTTCAGGAGCTTCGGGCTCCGGAGATCATCATCCGAAACGAGAAACGTATGCTCCAGGAGTGCGTGGATGCCCTCATCGACAACGGGCGCATGGGCAAGGCGGTGCTGGGCGCGGGGAACCGTCCCCTGAAGAGCCTCACCGACCTCCTGCGCGGCAAGAAAGGGCGTTTCCGTCAGAATCTGCTGGGCAAGCGCGTGGACTACTCCGGGCGTTCCGTCATCGTCATCGGGCCGCAGCTCAAGATCTATCAGTGCGGGCTCCCGAAACAGATGGCGCTCGAGCTGTTCAAGCCCTTCGTCGTCCGCCAGCTCGTGGACCGCGGCCTGGCCCCGAACGTCAAGAGCGCCAAGCGCATCATCGAGCGAGGACGCGAGGAGATCTGGGGGATTCTCGAGGAGATCATCAGGGACCATCCCGTCATGCTGAACCGCGCTCCCACCCTGCACCGCCTGGGCATTCAGGCCTTCGAGCCGGTGCTGATGGAGGGCAAGGCCATTCGCCTCCACCCCATGGTCTGCACGGCGTTCAACGCGGACTTCGACGGTGACCAGATGGCCGTCCACGTTCCGCTGTCCCTGGAGGCCCAGGCCGAGGCACGGCTCCTGATGCTCTCGGCGAACAACCTCCTCTCCCCGGCCAGCGGACGTCCCGTCGTCACCCCGACGCAGGACATCGTGCTGGGAATCTATTACCTTACGGACATGCGCCCTGGGGTCCAGGGGGAGGGAATGCACTTCTCGGACATCGGGGACCTCCTCTCGGCCTTCGACCATGGGGTGGTGCACGTCAATGCCCCCGTATGGCTTAAGGAGGACCCCTCCTGGGGCACGCGTCCCAAGGGACGCCGCAAGTACAGGGGGGAGAACGGCGAGGCCGAGATCGTCGGAGACGCAAGGGACGTCAGGGCGCCGGAGGGCGCGGCGGTGTTCTTCGAGACCTCGCCGGGCCGGGCTTTGTTCAACAGCATCATTGCGTCTCCCCTGTGCTACGTCAACCACCAGCTGGATAAAAAAAGCATCGGACGCCTTCTGGACGACGCGTACGACAGGATCGACCGTGCGGCTGTGGTGGAGATGCTGGATGCCGTCAAGTCCCTCGGCTACCACTGGGCCGCCAGGAGCGGGATCAGCTTCGGGGTCAAGTCCATCATCATCCCCCCGGAGAAGGCCGAGATCACGGAGGCCACGAGGAAGGAGGACGACGTGGCCAAGGAGAACTACGAGATGGGACTCCTGACCCGCGATGAGTACCTCGCCCAGAAGGGAAAACTCTGGTCCCGTGCGACGCGGCAGATTGCCGATAAGATCACGGAACACATGATGCCCGGGAACTCCGTCCTGATGATGGTGGAGAGCGGAGCCCGCGGAAGCCTGGGGCAGATGGGGCAGATGGCGGGAATCCGCGGCCTGATGTCGGACCCCACGGGCCGCACTATCGACTATCCCATCACGGCCAACTTCCGGGAGGGCATGAATATGTTGGAGTACTTCATCTCCACGCACGGCGCCCGGAAGGGGCTTGCGGACACGGCGCTTCGGACGGCCAAGTCCGGCTATCTGACCCGCCGCCTGGTCGATGTGGCTCAGGACCTTATCATCACCGAGCACGACTGCGGCACGGAAAAGGGCGTCTGCATCCGTCCCCTGACGAGCGAGCAGAAGGTCATGATCCCCCTGGCCGACCGTATAACTGGCCGGACCGCCTTGAACGACATCGTCTCGCCCGAGACGGGGGAGCTCCTTGTCCGCAAGGGGCAGCTCATCTCCTACAACGACGCCGCGGCTATCGAGCGGAGCGGCATCGAGGAGGTCTGGGTGCGCAGTCCTCTTGCCTGCGCCCTCAAGAAGGGACTCTGTCAGAAGTGCTATGGCATGGACCTCTCCTCCCGTCACCTCATTCCCATCGGTGAGGCAGTGGGGGTCGTGGCGGCTCAGTCTATCGGGGAGCCCGGAACGCAGCTGACGATGCGCACGTTTCACACGGGTGGCGTGCATCAGGCAGAGGACATCACCCAGGGTCTGCCGCGCATCGAGCAGCTTTTCGAGGTTCGCCGGCCTCGCAAGGTCGCCTTTTTGGCCGGCCTGGACGGCGTCATCGAGGAGATCCGGAGCTCGGACGGGAAACGCAAGGTCATCGTCGCCTCGGAGGACGGATCGGAGCGAATTGTACACACCATCCCCGCCTCGCAGGAGCTCAGGGAGGATATCGAGGAGGGTATGGAGGTCAGAACGACGACCCGCTTGACCGAGGGAAGCATCGACCCCCAGCAACTGCTGGAGGTCAGTGGGATCGACGCGGTCCAGAGGATGCTGGTGGACGAGATCCAGTACGTCTACCACTCTCAGGGTGTCTCCATCAATAATAAGCACATCGAGGTCATCCTGCGCAAGGTCGCCCCCCTCAACCGGGTGCGCGTCATCGAGGAGGGCGACACCTCCTTCGTGGCCGGCGACCTGGTCTGGATAGGGGATATCGAGGAGGCGGAAAGGAGCATTCGGGAGGACAACGAGCGCTATGTCGCCGAGGCGGTCCGAATTTTCGTCGGAGACATCTTGAAATCCGCGGAGAAGGCGCACGAGGAGATCCAGCCTCTGCTGGGCAGACCCCTGGACGAGGAGGCCTTACGCCTGCTGCTCAAACCGGGAATGATGCTCTCCGTGCTGACCCTGGAGCATGGAGGACGCGACGTCGAGGTCGTGATCGGCGAGGCCGCCTTCCGTAAGCAGATGGAGGGGCTGGAACTGGTCGAGGACTTCACGGACGACGAAAGGCATGTGGTGAAGGGGGAGCGCCTGAGCGCGGGCTACCTGCGCCTGATCACCTCGGGTGATCCCTGCCCGATCCTCGTCCGGAACCGGGATATGCTGGACAAGATGGTGGGGTCCATGTGGCTGGCCGAGGACGTCACCGTCGATGGAGAGGTTCTGGTGCCGATGGACACCCTCGTGACCCGAGAGACGGCGGACCTGATCGCCTCTCGCGACGTGCGTGAGCTCAAGGTCTGGCATAACGTCGAGCACGTCAGCGTCGTCGATATGTTCCGGAACGACCTGATGAACGATGACGAAATTTGGGGGAAGACGCTCTTGAAGGCCGTGGACCGTGAGGGGAATCCCCTGTCGGACGTGTCCCAGTTTGTGGACGCCCGCGTGGTTCAGGGGCTGGCCCTTGGGGAGATCGCCGCCATCGAGACTCAGGAGGGGATCTTCGTGCGCGCCAACCTCTTTGCGCACTTCCTGTCCACGAAGATCTACGGAAAAGTCCTGCTGGACACGACCTTGGCGGAGGGCACGGCCGCCGACTCGCTGGCCTCAGGGCAGGAGATCGGTAAGAACGTCCTGGATGCCATCGTCGACAGGGAACCCGTGGAGATATTCGTCCGTCCCCTCTCTGCAAAGGTCGATTCCCATGTGCTGATTCGCGACGTCACCTTTGTCCGGAAGCTGAGGGAGAGCCCCGAGTGCAAGCCCTTCATCCATGGTATCACCAAGGCGGCGCTGGCCACGGACAGCTTCCTGAGCGCCGCATCCTTCCAGCAGACGGCGCAGATCCTCGCGGGGGCCGCCGTCAAGGGACAGGTCGATCCGCTGCACGGGCTCAAGGAAAACGTCATCATCGGACATCTGGTCCCAGCCGGGACGGGGTCGAGCGTCTTTCGCCCCATCGCTCTCTCCGATGAAAAGAAGGATGGGACGCAGCCCGTCCTGTCCGATCCGGAGGGGGAAACACTGCCGCCGGGTCCGGAGGACGCAATTTTGGAGGCACCAGCCGAGGTCGTGGCCGTGGAGTCCGTGGGGGCGGGGGAAGTGTAACCGCCTCCAACTTGTCACGACCTGAGACCCTCCGCAGGGCAGAGCCCTGCGGAGGGTCGAAAATGGTTGTGTCCAAATTTCAGAGTTTATGCTATACTATCTTAGTTTATGTGCTTGTTGCACAGCTTGTTTTGTCGTCTTAAGCCCTGTTTGGCTCTATTATGAAACTCTTTCGCAAAGTTTTCGTTAGGATAGATAGACAGTAAGGAGGCGTTGTTTATGGATAAGGGGACCTTTCAGCCGCACAGAAAGCCGCGCAAGAGGAAGATCGGTTTTCTCGCCCGTTCTTCCTCTCCCTCGGGGCGCAAGATCCTTCGCAACCGAAGGCGCAAGGGCCGCAAGTGCCTGACCATGGCGTAACCCTGAGGAAAGGTCGGGAGTTCGACCTCATCTTCCGCACCGGTCTTCGCGTCCAGGGAGATCTGGTGCGGTTGTTGTTTTTGAGGAGTCCGGGGCAACTCGAACCGCGCGTGGGGTACGCGGTGGGCAAGCGGCAGGGGAAGGCCCATGTCCGCAACCGGGGGCGCCGCATTCTGCGCGAGGCCTTTCGGCGTCTGGCGCCTTGGGTGGTCTCGGATGCGGCGCTCGTCCTCTCTCTGAAGGACCGGGCTCTTGGCGCCTCCGCCGTTGCCGTCTGGCATGATATGACCAGGGTCCTGTGGCGTCAGGGTCTTTTGCTCGATGGGTGGGGTGGAGCGGACTGGGATGCGCCCGTCTTGCATCGTGTTCCCTGAACGCCCGCGGGGCTCGCGTCGGCGACGCTGTGGCAGTCCCGTCGCAGTTCTGGTGGTGCTGCTAATTCGAGGGTATCAGCGTTTCATATCGCCTCTGCTGGGACACCGATGCCGTTTTTACCCATCCTGTTCCCAGTACGCGCTTGTCGTGTTCCAGGAATGGGGTTTTTTCATGGGCGCATGGATGACGCTTCGGCGCCTCTTGAAGTGTGGCCCGTGGCACGAGGGGGGCTACGACCCTCCTCCGAGACGTTGCGGTTCTGCCAAGTCGGATAGGGATGGTGAACTTTTTTGAGTTATTTGTGGACACAGGCCGGAAACTTTATGACATGGCTTTTGGAAAGCCTTTACCTGCTGACGAACTCCTGGGGGCTGGCGATCATCCTCCTGACGATTCTGGTTCGCATCGCCATGCATCCCCTGACGCAGAAACAGATGGTCAGCATGCAGAGGATGCAGAAGCTTCAGCCTATGATGAAGGTCCTGCAGGAGAAATACAAGGACGACAAGGAGACACTGAACCGAGAGGTGATGTCCCTCTATAAGGAGCACAAGGTCAACCCGGCTGCAGGGTGCCTGCCCCTGCTCATTCAGCTTCCCATCTTCATCCTGCTCTACAGCGCCCTGTCCCGTCACGGTTTTACCGACGCTACATTCTTGTCCGTCCAGCTCGACGGATCAGTCCTGACGACCATCGCCAAGGCCATCAATCTGGTGGATGAGGCCGGAGTCCCCATTCCGAACAGCCAGCTTGGCTTCGTCATGGTGGTTTTTTCCGCCCTGACCAACCCCTCGCTGCTTTTCTCCAACCTGGGCGTGTGGCTTCCCAACACCGTCCTTCTGTTGATCATCGCGTTCCTTACCTGGTATCAGCAGCATATTTCAGCCTCAGGGAACCCCCAGATGGCCATGATGAGCTGGTTCATGCCCATTTTCCTGACCTTCATCTGCCTCAGCCTGCCTGGAGGGGTTCTGCTTTACTGGGGCGTCTCCTCCCTGCTCGGGGTGGTTCATCAGCTGCGCGTCATCCGCAGGACCAGCCAGGAAATGCAGGAAAAACCACTGCTCTTCCAAGAGAAGCCGACGCGCAAATCCGGAGCGTGAGCGTCGCGATGCGGGGAGGGGCGGGGATGGATTCGAGGTAGATTTGAAAGGACGAATTGAGGAAAGAAGGTTTTTTCCATGACCGGCGATAGACATGTTATTGATGATAAGCATCTTGTTTTCGACGTGAACACCGTCGAGGAAGCGCTGGCTCTGGCCTCCCGTCAATGGGGCGTTCCCGCGGAGGAACTCCGGTCCGAGGTGATTGGCTCCGAAAAAGGATTTTTAGGATTGTTCGGCAAAAAACTCAAGGTTGAGGTGACCTTGCCCGAGCGCTCCCTGCTTTGCAGGGGGCGGGACTTCGTGGACGACCTGCTGAAGCTTATGGAGCTTCGCGCCCACACGGTTCTTCGCGAGGAGGAAAACGTCGTCGACATCGAGGGGCAGGACGCGGAAATCCTGGTTGGCCGGCACGGCGACGGCCTGAAGTCCATGGAGTACCTGCTGAACCTCGCCCTGCGCGACCCCGGGTCGCAGCCCCGCGTCCGTCTTGACAGTAACGGCTACAGGGAACGCAGGATACGAAGCCTGGAGCGCCTGGCCGAGGCGACGGCCAGGCAGGTCGTGGAGTACGGGGTCCCCATTCGCCTCGACCCCATGCTCAGCTGGGAGCGTTGGGTGATTCACACCTCCCTCAAGGATCGGGAGGATGTCAAGACTGAGTCGGTGGGGGAGGCCCCGGAGCGCAAGGTGGTCGTCATGCCGAAGATCGATGCCGCTAAACTCCAGGAGGGCGGTGGCTACAGGCCCGCATCGTCGCGTTTCCCGCACCATCGCAGGCGCCGCTGACCGAATCAGGATCCCCATGTTTCCCGTTCTCATAAAGATTGGAACGATAACCCTCGATACGTACTATGTTTTTTGGATGCTGGCGCTTTCCCTTGCGATGCTCTGGAGCATTCGGCGTTTTCGGCTCTACGGGGTGGACGACGGCGAGGCCCGGCGCGTGATCGGATGGGCGTTCTTCGCCATGCTCCTTGGCGCGCGGGCCTTCGAGTACCTCTGGAACTTCGATGCCTATCATGAAAACCCCTCCCTGCTCCTGGACCTTCGCCATGGAGGTCTTTCGGAGGTGGGGGCGTTTACGGGGGCCTTTCTGGCCGCGTTCCTCCTCTGCTGGCGTAATCCGAAGCTTCCCTTCCAGCGGCTTTGCGACGTCGTCGCCCCTCCGGCGATCTTCACGATGGCCCTGGGACGATGGGGGTGCTTTTTCAACGGTTGCTGCGTCGGGATCCCCACGCTGCATCGTTTCGGCGTGCACTTCCCCTACGACCCGGCGTCCGTGATGCGCCATCCCACCCAGATCTACTACTCCGTCGCCTCTCTGGCGATCCTCGTGATCCTTTTAGCCGTCGAGCGCTTCACCCTGCGACACAGAAGCCGGGAAAGGAGGTTGGGGAGCGCCTCCGTGATCACCCCGCTGGGATTGATCCTCTATTCCGCCATGCGCCTGTCCATCGATGGGCTGAGGGCCGAGGGGCTCCTCGAGGGGCTGGGCTTTTCGCATTGGGTCCTGCTGGCGGCGCTGCCCTTGGAGGTCCTGTGGCTGGCCGTCTCCGTTTGGTCCAACAGGACCGCCGTTTCAACCTCGGCGCCTGCAAAGGACGAGATTTCCTAGGAGCCTAAAATCGAGGAGGTGGGGGTCGAATGTGGCGGACTCTCTGGGAGAGGCACCGAGGTGCGTTCTGCGTCGCCGTAGGTATGATCTGCTTTCTTGCGGCGGGGATTCTGGTTCGGGGGCTGCCCTCCGTTCGGGAGCACCTTTCCTCCCTTTCGTCGCCTTCCGGCACTCGGGACGTCAGGCGTCAGGAGCACGGCGGAACGCCTGCTTCATCGTCTCGGGAAGCCGATTCCTCCGGCCCATCCGCTCAACACGCTCAACCCACTCAACCCGCATCTGAGGAATGGTTCCTCTACGTCACGGGCAGCGTCCGCCGTCCGGGCGTCTATCGCCTGCCACCCGGCGCGCGTACGGTCCATCTCGTCGACGCGGCGGGTGGGCTCGACGGCTTTGCGGACCCCGTTGCCATCAACCTGGCCCAGCCCTTGGCGGATGGGATGCACGTACATGTGCCGCGCAAGGGGGAGCGTCAGCCTCAGGAGGCCCTTGTGATTGCGGCTCCGACGGTCCGTGTCGGGCCTCCGGCCAGGGTTCCCGACTCGAAGTCCGGCGGCCTGATCGATGTGAACCGCGCTTCGGAGACGGAGCTGACGGCTTTGCGGGGCATCGGCCCCGCGCTGGCCAGGAGGATCGTCGAGTACCGGGAGCGAAACGGCCCATTCCGAAGCGTCGAGGAGCTTGTCCAGGTTCGGGGTATCGGGCCCGCGAAGCTCGAGGGATTCCGGGATCGGGCAACGGTCGGCCCCTGACTTGTCCCCGAGCGGCGAGCGACAAGAGACAAGAAATATGACGATCCTGGAACGAGCCCCCTTTCTGGCAATCCTGGCCGGCCTGATTACGGCGATGGGGCTCGAGGAGGAGGCCGGTC
This window encodes:
- a CDS encoding DNA-directed RNA polymerase subunit beta is translated as MPEFVPVSKKRQRYTFGRAYDLVEMPDMIEVQRDSYRWFYQDDVAPEARSMQGLQELLHEVFPIESYDGQFVLEFVRYHIDSPNLLEEEARQRDMTWARPIRATIRLANTKTQEVKEEKIFLGEFPVMTDRGTFIINGTERVVINQLARSAGIYFNRGEGAGHDACLAKLIPDRGAWLDFSSAPGEIVSVNIDNRKKLPVTLLFKAFGAENNDAIISLFGAEPTFMEFGDEMRGRLSAADILDPEGNVVVARGRPVTREALETLARLNPGGRGGIDVLGLDPSLALTLERDVTQSSDEAMQEIFRRLRPNEPARVENAREYLKSLFFDPRRYTLGRVGRYKLNRRLGLDIEANTRLLTLQDLVAIVREMFAMKALDKKSDDIDHLGNRRVRSIGELLQNQIRIGLLRMERIARERMTTMPNLSTATGGELINVRPISAALREFYGSGQLSQFMDQTNPLAEVTHRRRLSALGPGGLSRERAGFEARDVHYTHYGRVCPIETPEGPNIGLVSSLTTYARLNEHGFLITPRRKVKDGKLTEDIEFLSADDEDNYHIAMANTPLEEDGVTIAGTDCPTRHQDDIDTIPTDQVDYMDVSPKQIVSSSTALIPFLEHDDANRALMGSNMQRQAVPLLLPEAPVVGTGIEHRIAKDSGSCVVAAEAGEVRWVDSERIEIRSKKGSVRVYNLIKFRRSNQCTVIHQRPLVSKGDAVEKGEIIADGQAVDNGELALGQNVLVAFVPWEGYNFEDAILLSENLVKEDKFSSMHIEEYEIDARETKLGPEEITRDIPNVGEDMLRNLDDTGIIRIGAEVNSGDILVGKVTPKGESDQTPEEKLLRAIFGEKAREVRDNSLKLPHGSRGKVVAVKQMERKDNPDALGPGVIRTVKVYVAQWRKITVGDKMAGRHGNKGVVSRILPVEDMPYLPDGTPVDVVLNPLGVPSRMNLGQVLETIMGFVAVHNGWHVATPVFEGAQEQEIFENMKELAARKYPDLTEDGMIALRDGRTGELMEKKVTIGCMYMLKLIHLVDDKIHARSTGPYSLITQQPLGGKAQFGGQRFGEMEVWALEGYGAANVLQEMLTVKSDDIRGRDKTYERIVKGQSLVKPGVPESFRVLVKELQGLGLDVEVQYDDGSVGGMTLDDEEEERGAYLTAQSASSSVFDEDSPASGDVRVDDSEERGDIFDVPDVFIEEKEALSEGLSLVGDAAGDEEGD
- the rpoC gene encoding DNA-directed RNA polymerase subunit beta', coding for MARKEIVGVRIKLATPERIREISSGEVKKPETINYRTLRPEKDGLFCERIFGPTRSYECACGKYKRSGPKFRGIICDRCGVEVTDNRVRRERMGHIELAVPVVHIWYLRGIPSRLSLLLGTSAKELEKVVYFAPTRKKEGAWKVVTEGRRTDLVRKEAVISESEMKVHAHYDPKFRAEEAFSLENVDNIPLSEGDVLTAQQVARFKADYGDEIFKVEPAFELTEEIEGLPLKVGDIVPLSQAEEYREAAGAPEAFRRAHISNSEAFVVTAALKLPFAKGSIVSKTELELFQQKYPGRFTSVRWGITIDDPCYLVIEPGTSPFAWAEVIYDRQQALCHAYDKKFEAGIGADGVQTIIDRLDLDLLAASLREEISESSGQKKRKLVKRLQVAEDFRKSTSSAQSMILNVLPVIPPDLRPLVQLDGGRFATSDLNDLYRRVINRNNRLKKLQELRAPEIIIRNEKRMLQECVDALIDNGRMGKAVLGAGNRPLKSLTDLLRGKKGRFRQNLLGKRVDYSGRSVIVIGPQLKIYQCGLPKQMALELFKPFVVRQLVDRGLAPNVKSAKRIIERGREEIWGILEEIIRDHPVMLNRAPTLHRLGIQAFEPVLMEGKAIRLHPMVCTAFNADFDGDQMAVHVPLSLEAQAEARLLMLSANNLLSPASGRPVVTPTQDIVLGIYYLTDMRPGVQGEGMHFSDIGDLLSAFDHGVVHVNAPVWLKEDPSWGTRPKGRRKYRGENGEAEIVGDARDVRAPEGAAVFFETSPGRALFNSIIASPLCYVNHQLDKKSIGRLLDDAYDRIDRAAVVEMLDAVKSLGYHWAARSGISFGVKSIIIPPEKAEITEATRKEDDVAKENYEMGLLTRDEYLAQKGKLWSRATRQIADKITEHMMPGNSVLMMVESGARGSLGQMGQMAGIRGLMSDPTGRTIDYPITANFREGMNMLEYFISTHGARKGLADTALRTAKSGYLTRRLVDVAQDLIITEHDCGTEKGVCIRPLTSEQKVMIPLADRITGRTALNDIVSPETGELLVRKGQLISYNDAAAIERSGIEEVWVRSPLACALKKGLCQKCYGMDLSSRHLIPIGEAVGVVAAQSIGEPGTQLTMRTFHTGGVHQAEDITQGLPRIEQLFEVRRPRKVAFLAGLDGVIEEIRSSDGKRKVIVASEDGSERIVHTIPASQELREDIEEGMEVRTTTRLTEGSIDPQQLLEVSGIDAVQRMLVDEIQYVYHSQGVSINNKHIEVILRKVAPLNRVRVIEEGDTSFVAGDLVWIGDIEEAERSIREDNERYVAEAVRIFVGDILKSAEKAHEEIQPLLGRPLDEEALRLLLKPGMMLSVLTLEHGGRDVEVVIGEAAFRKQMEGLELVEDFTDDERHVVKGERLSAGYLRLITSGDPCPILVRNRDMLDKMVGSMWLAEDVTVDGEVLVPMDTLVTRETADLIASRDVRELKVWHNVEHVSVVDMFRNDLMNDDEIWGKTLLKAVDREGNPLSDVSQFVDARVVQGLALGEIAAIETQEGIFVRANLFAHFLSTKIYGKVLLDTTLAEGTAADSLASGQEIGKNVLDAIVDREPVEIFVRPLSAKVDSHVLIRDVTFVRKLRESPECKPFIHGITKAALATDSFLSAASFQQTAQILAGAAVKGQVDPLHGLKENVIIGHLVPAGTGSSVFRPIALSDEKKDGTQPVLSDPEGETLPPGPEDAILEAPAEVVAVESVGAGEV